One genomic window of Mus musculus strain C57BL/6J chromosome 4, GRCm38.p6 C57BL/6J includes the following:
- the Uts2 gene encoding urotensin-2 preproprotein has protein sequence MDRVPFCCLLFIGLLNPLLSLPVTDTGERTLQLPVLEEDALRALEELERMALLQTLRQTMGTEAGESPGEAGPSTETPTPRGSMRKAFAGQNSNTVLSRLLARTRKQHKQHGAAPECFWKYCI, from the exons ATGGACAGGGtgcccttctgctgcctgctctTCATAGGACTTCTGAATCCACTGCTGTCCCTTCCCGTCACGGACACTGGTGAGAGGACTCTTCAGCTTCCAG TGCTTGAGGAAGACGCTCTTCGGGctctggaggagctggagaggatGGCCCTCCTGCAGACCCTGCGTCAGACCATGGGCACGGAAGCAGGGGAGAGCCCTGGAGAAGCAG gtcccagcactgagactcCCACTCCACGGGGAAGCATGAGGAAG GCTTTCGCTGGGCAAAATTCTAACACTGTACTGAGTCGTCTCTTGGCAAGAACCAGGAAACAACATAAGCAACACGGGGCTGCCCCAGAGTGCTTCTGGAAATACTGCATTTGA